The following coding sequences are from one Humulus lupulus chromosome X, drHumLupu1.1, whole genome shotgun sequence window:
- the LOC133803229 gene encoding aspartate aminotransferase, cytoplasmic-like codes for MAAYSKDTSPLKLNLGSGVYRTEDGKPFVFNVVNRAEKLLVNDVSVVKEYLPITGIPEFNELSAKLILGADSPAMKENRVTTVQCVAGCGALRVGAEFLAQHYTKKMVYIPKQTYSNHPNFFSTVGMAVKTYRYYDPATNGLDFQGLLEDLSFVPSGAIVLFHASGHNPTGVDPTIQEWNQIRQLIRSKGLLPFFDSAYQGLVSGSLEDDAQSVRLFVADGAECLIAQTYSKIMGLYPERVGALTIVCKTAKVACHVKSQLKLVIRPMYSSPPIHGASIVTTILNNRDMYNEWSNELKKTAARLICLRQTLVHALHEKGTPGNWSHIIEQVGMYSLTGLNPDQVEFMTKEYHIYTSSDGRINVAGLGFKTVAYLAEAIHAAITRGI; via the exons ATGGCTGCTTACAGCAAAGATACCAGCCCTTTAAAACTCAATTTGGGCAGTGGAGTTTATAGAACAGAG GATGGAAAACCTTTCGTTTTCAACGTAGTAAATCGAGCCGAGAAGCTTCTAGTCAATGACGT GTCTGTGGTTAAGGAATATCTACCTATAACTGGAATACCTGAATTCAATGAATTGAGCGCTAAGCTCATTTTGGGTGCTGACAG CCCCGCTATGAAAGAAAATAGAGTGACCACTGTCCAATGCGTGGCTGGTTGTGGCGCACTGAGAGTTGGAGCTGAATTTTTGGCACAACATTACACCAAA AAAATGGTATATATTCCCAAGCAGACGTATTCAAACCACCCAAATTTTTTCTCTACGGTGGGTATGGCTGTCAAGACCTATCGTTACTATGACCCAGCAACAAATGGATTGGACTTTCAAG GTTTGTTGGAAGACCTTTCTTTTGTGCCATCTGGAGCTATTGTGCTATTCCACGCAAGTGGTCATAACCCAACGGGTGTTGATCCAACCATTCAGGAGTGGAACCAAATACGGCAGTTAATAAGATCAAAAGGGCTATTACCTTTTTTTGATTCAGCTTATCAG gGTTTAGTTAGTGGAAGCCTGGAAGATGACGCACAATCTGTACGGTTATTTGTTGCTGATGGTGCTGAGTGCCTTATTGCTCAAACATATTCGAAGATCATGGGTCTTTATCCCGAACGTGTTGGTGCTCTTACCATT GTATGCAAGACAGCAAAAGTGGCTTGTCATGTAAAGAGCCAACTGAAACTTGTGATTAGGCCCATGTATTCTAGCCCACCTATTCATGGGGCTTCTATAGTGACCACTATCCTAAACAACAG GGATATGTATAACGAGTGGAGTAATGAGTTAAAGAAAACTGCTGCTCGCCTCATTTGTTTGCGCCAAACACTCGTTCATGCTTTGCATGAAAAAG GCACACCTGGTAATTGGAGCCACATAATCGAACAAGTGGGAATGTACTCTCTCACAGGCTTAAATCCAGATCAAGTCGAATTCATGACTAAAGAATACCATATCTATACATCTTCTGATGG GAGAATTAACGTGGCTGGTCTGGGCTTTAAAACAGTTGCTTACCTGGCAGAGGCAATTCATGCAGCTATTACTCGTGGCATCTAA